The nucleotide window ttgtagactactggtggaggcaagaacacttcacacaatttccccagaaattgtagcttttctaggtTATTATTATTACGCTGCTCACTACTAACTAACTATTATTATTACGCTGCTCGCTACTAACTATTATTATTACGCTGCTCGCTActaactgttattattattacgctGCTCACTActaactgttattattattacgctGCTCGCTACTAACTATTATTATTACGCTGCTCGCTACTAACTATTATTACGCTGCTCGCTACTAACTATTATTACGCTGCTCGCTACTAACTATTACGCTGCTCGCtactaactattattattattacgctgctcgctactaactattattattattacgctgctcgctactaactattattattattacgctgCTCGCTACTAACTATTATTATTACGCTGCTCGCTACTAACTGTTATTATTACGCTGCTCGCTACTAACTGTTATTATTATGCTGCTCGCTACTAACTATTATTATTACGCTGCTCGCtactaactattattattatttttccagcGGCATGAAATGGATACAAGTCGAAGGAAGTTCCACCTATAAAAGGCCCATCAGTAAATGTGGAATTCTATGGATTTGGTTACTGGGGGTTATGGATACATTCCCCACATTGTTTGTTCTGATCATGTGTGCCTTTCTGAGGCCCCTCCTGCTTTTGAACTAAAGAAGCTTCCATTCTAATTTTACCTTGACCATCAGGCTGTGAATGAGCAGTAAAGCCGCCATCATGGCTTAATGGAATGCCTGTCAGCTCTGGGCTCTTCCCAATTTATAACATTGTCTCCTGGAGATTCCCCTTTGATCTAACTCAGCCACCTTGAGGTCCGAGACACGTGGACACTCCAGCTCAGTGTATACTGATTTAGAAAGGAACAATGCTGGCTTTTACCCCCCTTGTTCCTGGCCTGACATTGCTTTGAATGGAAGAGAAAATGTCACTTTAACACAATTTACACCACTGAATAAACAAACCAAAATATCAGCCAGAACGTGTGATAACCTTTCATGGTGCTTTGTCGTCTTTTACTACGTAATGAATATAAAATCCAGCCTAGGGCAATAACTGCAATCATAGTTTCATGCCTCCTgcatgctctctctatgctgactgccaggtgattGATGGGAGGCACACAGCAACAGgatttgtatatttaattagtAATTCCTGTGAATTGGCTCCATTAGTCAGGATGTAAACACTGGGATTGCGTGTTTATTAAATGCTTGATAATATAATCTTATCTGAGTGTTgtggattatatatataaaaaaaaaacagtaggaaGTGTAACAGTCCGCACCATTGTACTAATTGTTTTCTCCCCGGATTGTCACTATAATCACGGGATTTATGGCTTAGAAATGTTAAATTAGAAGTAAAAGGTTGTGATGTTAATCACTGACTGCATTAGCATTGCCCAGTaccgtgtatgtgtcagtgtaaatACCGCTCAAAGTCTCAAACCTGGTGTGGACAAATATAACATACTTTATAAACAAGGGCCACCGTGGGCTTAGAATGCAGCGATCTGTAACATACAGGTTGTATAAGACTTGCCTAGATACTCCCCAATACCAACCTAAAAATGATCGGTTTTATTACAGGGATATCTCCCAATCCATACTATTGCTCATAGGGTGGCACATGTTGTTACTTGTTTCTGAATACCTGGAGGGTCCACAGTCAgtgtgcggggagggaaagctgttcagttTATTTGATATGATTTcctgaatgagtggagactgggtgaaagtctaacaaagAGGGGAAggctagagaagtctttaagggaAGCATCAGAGGTATGAACCCAGCCAACAGCATTTATCCTGATGCTTAGATCGATTATGTCAGTCTTGGTTATATCAAGGATCATCACTAGCCATTGGGGATAGAACGTTTAGTTACGGACAGCAAGTAGAATTTCCCCGCACCCTGagtgaacactatcctagcagcGTACGTTTCTACTCCACTCCCTCCAGCAGGGCCCTCTGTTACATATTTGTATCCAGACAAGTTGGATACAGTGTCTCTTACTCCATTTATTGTGcagaatttgctggcactttATAAGTAATTTAACAGATTCTTCTTTGCCCTACACCTGGAATTTGGCCTTCTGCCAGAACAGCCGAGTATTAACAATAAGAAATCTGAGCAGTTTCCAATTCCCTTCACAGGCATAATGGACACAGCATGATGGTCTTGTTTATTGTCAGGGTATAGGACCTGGTCCCTGACATTGTTGCAGTATCTCATTTGAACATGCTGTGGCAGACAGGTTGGAGTTCCTCAGAATTGGCTAATTGCTGCCTTCCAATAGAAAGTCTAGAATCTGTGGTTCTTGCCCAGTGATGGAAGGAGAGGACTTTTTccagaaataaaatagaaatccATTGTAGATCTGACTGAATCCATGTAAACATTTGTGATTCCACCACGAGGATATCTTGATGCTGGAATTAAATATTGGTGATGTTTTAAGAAACATCGCTAGAGAACTGGCTGCCTCGTGCAGTTTGTCAGCCTCACTACCTTAAGGCCCCTCAAGGCAAGTGGCTTTAAGCAATGGAGACAGGAGCTATAGTCTTCCTGCTGTGATGACAGGAGCCAGAatcttgaagatctcagccaatccaataggaCTGCATTGggtgccagtcagcatctcctcctagagatgcattaaatcaattcatctctatggggaacatgcaATGCCTCCATGCAGTACGTAGGTGCTTCAAACTATGCAGCCCTGACTTAGGATGCAGCTCTAGAGGTAGTTTGAGTGACTGTCACAAGAGATATTAGTAGAccgcaatgtaaatactgcttttttttcccccagaatAGGCAGTTTTTACACTAAGTCTGCAGCGACTGACTATagaccagagccactacattaagcggtagtggttctggtgactagtgtccctcaAAAGACTTtgttcattaaaaacaaaaatactttttaaactGACTCAGATTCAAAGCAAGTTTGTCAAGCACTATCTTACTGGGCTTTCATATGTTGGAACCATTATTCCCAGTTTCAGATTTTGGTGGCCATTACACTCTGTGTGTCTTCTACACTGGGAGGTGCCCACAATGGAATACAGGCACCTCATATGTTCCACTGcaggaatattaaaaaataaaaagtcagcCTCAAAAGAAAACAAGGTACAAGAGGCCACACTCAAGGCCTCCACCTGTGTGAAAAAAACCCAAACCCGCTTCATATTCTAGGGGGTGTCTAACATGGCAGTCATTTTGTATCCATGACTGGTTTTCTTTTTCTTGAGAAAAGAAtgccgaagaaaaaaaaaaaatggttctctACGTAAAAGCAGATGGAGGTTTGCATGAAACCAATCTTCCTCCAtgtcaatggcactaccatcagctctacctctcaggctcgctgcctaggtgttcttgaACTTAGTCTTTTCACCCTCACATACAgccaattgccaaatcctgccgcttccatccgCCTCTATTTAGCGCCAGACTCAGCTGAAGTGTTGTTCCATGCCGTCATCTCTCGCCTGGCCCTGTCGcaggtctataatgaatgcagcggtaaggttcatcttcctgtctgcccacacctCCTTCCCCGTTCCTACATTGGCTAACTAAGAGAGTTCAATTTAAAGTTATGGTGCTTGCTTACAGAtcgctgctgctgctactacccGTTCTCCACAATACACAATTATGTCCCATCTACGCCCATACACTGCCAGAgatctacgtctatcctctgttcctaTTCGCACATCTAAAGCTTGCCTGCAAGACTTtcctagggctgcaccattcccgCGGAACCTCCCTCTACTTAAACAGCCAATAGCTTTCCCGCTCTGCACTAAACCTACCCTTTGTGTctatacccctctccctctaacatataagctcattgagctctgttcctgtgtgtcccaacttgtctgattacaattacatatttgttagACCACCCATAGTACAGCGCTGTGGACTTTGTTGGCGCTTTGCACTAAACACCCAGAGTTTGTTCACCCAAAAATGGATTGAATAAAGGAATCATTATGGTTTAATGTTTACAAtctccagtttagtaaataattctaTGTTTATAGTGAATTCAAGTTAAAATACCAGACAATGTTACCACgaaatgctttttttatttttcggaTTAGTGGCTGCCAGTGTATAAAAAGTATTCTGAAGTTAGGAAAGAAAGGCACGTCATTTGGAGTAGCTCACCCCGGAGAGGTAGAGATGTAGTAAGAAGACTTGGCACGTCACAAGGCAAAGCTTTTTATAGGTTCAGTCTGGACTCTCCTGGTTGAAGCCATCTGGAATCCATCGACCCTCAATAAAAAGGAAGGAAATCTAGGCAGGAACAAAATGAACAGGAATTTCAATAATCAGTCTTTTTAAATGTGCACACAGGACATGGTAGTATACACAAGTCAAGCAATGCCAGGTATGAATTAGGTATAGCCATTGTAGTGACACTGAGGGCTGTTTGGAGTGTCACTCAGTTATCACTACTGGCCAGTGATCTATGAAGGCCTGTGCCAACCATGGCTACCTGGGCACTGACAAGCCACATGGTGAATTCCATGCTTCCATCTCTGGATGAACGAATGCCTACACCAGAGAGACTGGGACAAGATTGGCAGATATTAAACAGCCATTACATATTAGTTTACAATTCTGTAGGCCAAATGATTAACCACATGACATCACGCAGTGCAGGCCTTTACTGCTCAGTGACGGCACAGACCGTCATGAGTGGAAGTACGAGCAGGGGTTAATTCCCTGCTTTTACCAAGGAACCCAGGTATCTTGAGACCTGGAGATCCCCTCTATTGTAAAAACCCCACTTCACACAATAGCACCGTTATCCCCAATATACAAGAGCATCAATTCAAGGACAACTGTTTAAGAGAATAGATTTAAACCAGACCTACCTTCTGGGTGAAAAATAAAAGAGTTAAAACGTTTACAGGAAGGAGCAGACTTTTTGGGGTCGAAAGGGATTTGTACTCGAGGAAACTCCAGTGAGAAGAGGATCATGTGGAGCATTCTGTATACAGAACTGCTTTAAATCTGCTGCAGCCTGCGATACCTGGAGACAAAGAGCAATAAAAATTAATCTATTTTATAAAAACAGTGTATTAGTGCTTGTTAAGTAATATTAGATAAAACGagaagaatttaaagggacactatagtcaccagaacaactttagtttaatgaagcagttatagtgttaagatcatgcccctgcagtcgtactgctcaattctctgccatttaggagttagatcacctttgtttatgcagccctagccacaccttcactGGCTGTTACTCACACCATGCATGGTGAAAGAGAATACACAGATCTGGTATACTTGGTACAATGAGTGGAACACCTCCTGATTGTCTTACAATAAAGCcatatacatagtgtaatactgttttAAAAGGAACGTTAATCAATAgagggtaatgggtcactcacagtaTGCAGAGCCACATATAGCTGGCTCTGGCTTCAGTGGCAGGTGAATAATTAGCTTATTCAGGCTTTCAAACTCCCCACCAAAAAACGCCAGTACTGCCGACCTGTGAATAACCTATAAAGCTAAGACTggtgaaccggaagtgacgtcatagCGTATGATGTCAGAATCGTGACTGGACGGAAAGTCACATGACGCGGATATTCGGCGGACCCGGAAGTAAAGGAAGACGCCGGGAAAACTGCTCCAATTTTAAAGAAAGGAACACTACTTAAGACAGAGACAGCATCAATCACACACTTTGACAAAGACCTGGAgctcgaaacgcgttagtgctgtGGACATTCTATTACTTATTTTACTTCTTGCATTTTATCCAGTAAAGTTTTCATTTATCTTTACCAAATTGGATATCCTGAATTATTGAGAGGCTGGAAAGAAGCTATCCTGGTGGGGAGTCTGAAAGCCTGAATAAGCTAATTATTCACCTGCCACTGAAGCCAGAGCCAACTATATGTGGCTCTGCAtactgtgagtgacccattaccctcTAGTGATTAACGTTCCTTTTAAAACAGTATTACATTATGTATATGGCTTTATTGTAAGACAATCAGGAGGTGTTCCACTCATTGTACCAAGTATACCAGATCTGTGTATATTCTCTTTGCACCCCCTCATACCTTTCTCTTTCACTATATCTTGAGTGCCATTTAGTGATTTGGGGCACTGGGGGTAGTTGCTCACTCTTTGTTAAAGCGCGAATCCACCATTCTTTTGTTGTGTTTACACCATGCATgggattaaggggttaaggaaatgaTAGaataatattaaagagaatatgGAAGTGACAGGAGGATAAGACTGAGTAAGAGGTGAACGCACGCAGTCAGACAGAATGAGAGCGCTGGTGTTCGTTGGAAATAAGGTGCTGTGacgaacagaacctcgccacagGCTCATGGAGGAGCATGCTTGCCAGCCTCAGAACTATTGCCCAACACACTTTAATCGGCTCGGTTTGTgtggtttggtttggtttttaTGGTTCGGGAAGAGAGCAGCagcacaaaccagagaccaccccgGGATCTTATTAAGCCAGTGTTACAATTGTTCGCCTGGGTGGCCACTGTTTGCATGAACTACCATGAGGTGACGGCCATCTTGTTCTCACAAACACAACTGTTACAGAAGCATTAGTTTTAATTGTGTACCTTTAAGTACTATTTTCACCTTTCAGACCTatttgcagccgttcgtatggttcagcacgaatcctttgtgtaaacgtatagatggccgccatttcgggactttgcacgtgttcgcggccatcttatgtgcgaacagcggtgtttgccagcaatcgtctggaactgaaaacggagacgcaggcgaacaccgctgagacctccaggataacgcaacttcgtgctggacctaccgaacggcccaccgttcggtaggatgattACCCTTCGCATGGGGACCACAGCGACCCCTGGGATAACCATGGATAGCAACAAGTTCGTGGAGTTTTTAATGTACGAACGGAGaaaactttggaaacccataactcccgaaccgttcatccgaacgggctggttttcggatatgttgctcccctgaacaagatctatacagcggtgtaggatttaaaggggtaccccctggttttggggtacatccagaactttgtcgaaaatatgtacagtataattggtTTAACGGTTtatctaaggggaggggatgtgtgggttgcaccaaatgtgtgattggtgattttatgcctccccctgggagtgtcctgtttgcatgtaaccacaataaaaagcaggctgggtgttccagttctcagttcttgtttgaccctcaaatcgcagccttgactagttttgtgggcagaagggtatcctagctgtgctatagctagtgggattattctacatttacaggactcgtatggaatactaaggaaagcagcttctcccctcttcagcaataggaatccagactactaagcggtccagctctcagcaagactaagggtaaccgtaacaacaacaacccccccccccccaaaaacacacacacagtatatagagggaggacccccccccccaaacacacacacacagtatatagagggaggaccccccccaaacacacacagtatatagagggaggacccccccccccaaacacacagtatatatagagggaggacccccccccaaacacacacacacacacacactgtatatatagagggaggaccccccccccccaaacacacacacagtatatagagggaggaccccccccccaaacacacacacagtatatagagggaagaccccccccccccaaacacacagtatatagagggaggaccccccccccccccaaacacacacacacacagtatatagagggaagaccccccccccccccaaacacaaacagtatatagagggaagacccccccccaaacacacacacagtatatagagggaggacccccccccccaaacacacagtatatagagggaggacccccccccaaacacacagtatatagagggaggaccccccccacacacacagtatatagagggaggacccccccccccccacacacacacacacacactatatagagggaggacccccccccccccacacacacacacacacagtatatagagggaggacccccccacacagtatatagagggaggaccccccccacacagtatatagaggaaggacccccctccccacacacacagtatatagagggaggaccc belongs to Pelobates fuscus isolate aPelFus1 chromosome 7, aPelFus1.pri, whole genome shotgun sequence and includes:
- the GNG5 gene encoding guanine nucleotide-binding protein G(I)/G(S)/G(O) subunit gamma-5, which produces MSGSGNVSAMKKVVQQLRLEASLNRVKVSQAAADLKQFCIQNAPHDPLLTGVSSSTNPFRPQKVCSFL